GATGGTGAAGTTTACCCTGGCCTTTGGTCTAGCGCTGACGGCAGGTAATATGCTGATCCTTTTCCTGGCGGACCAGGGGGTGTTCAGATGGCCTTGATGGAGAACATGAGGGTGAGATCCCCATGGATACTGCATTTCGACACTGGCAGCTGCAACGGATGTGACCTCGAGGTCTGGGCCCTACTGACCCCGAAATACGATGTGGAAAGGTTCGGCATGGTCAACAAGGCTAACCCAAAGCATGCGGACATTCTGTTGCTGACCGGACCGGTCACAAAGAAGTCGGAGGATCGGCTCATGACCCTGTACAATCAGACCCCAGGACCTAAGGTCGTGGTGGCATGCGGTAATTGTGCCACGAACGGAGTACCGTTCTTCGACTGCTACAACGTGGAAGGGGGCATAGACCGGGTGATCCCGGTCGACGTCTATGTTCCTGGATGCGCCTGCCGTCCCGAGGCGATCATCGACGGCGTGGTGCTGGCCATATCCAAATGGAAGGAGAAGGTGGCTGCCGAAGTGCCCATATCGGCATCGGAGGCAGGGCCGAAAGAGGAGCAGGAGACGGTCGAAGCTCCGGAGGCGAAGCCATGAACGACGAACCAACCCACAAGGAAGCGAAACCGGTCAATGATATCAAGTCCAAGATAGACCGGATGGACTTGAAGTACCCCAAACCGAGGTTGATCACCATCATCGCCATCGACAATGCTGACGGGACCTTCGAATTGATCTAT
The sequence above is a segment of the Methanomassiliicoccales archaeon genome. Coding sequences within it:
- the nuoB gene encoding NADH-quinone oxidoreductase subunit NuoB — its product is MALMENMRVRSPWILHFDTGSCNGCDLEVWALLTPKYDVERFGMVNKANPKHADILLLTGPVTKKSEDRLMTLYNQTPGPKVVVACGNCATNGVPFFDCYNVEGGIDRVIPVDVYVPGCACRPEAIIDGVVLAISKWKEKVAAEVPISASEAGPKEEQETVEAPEAKP